A genomic window from Terriglobia bacterium includes:
- the rnc gene encoding ribonuclease III, with amino-acid sequence MASRAPESLEERLGYRFRSPELLTRALTHRSAVAGAPEAAALAHNERLEFLGDAVLELIASESLLDSFPDWSEGPLSRSRARIVNAHSLEAAARQLGLGGELRLGRGEEKTGGREKHALLADAFEAVVAAIYLDGGLEAAREFLQRTLFGSALAEDGVRLSESDRKSALQEFLQARGRPPAEYRIAGESGPDHHKQFEVEVWVGGVRLASGSGSTKKEAEQLAARQALELLAASETS; translated from the coding sequence ATGGCGTCTCGGGCCCCAGAGAGCCTCGAAGAGCGGCTGGGCTACCGCTTCCGCAGTCCCGAACTGCTGACGCGAGCCTTGACCCACCGCTCGGCCGTGGCCGGAGCCCCGGAAGCCGCTGCCCTGGCGCACAACGAGCGGCTGGAGTTTCTCGGCGACGCGGTGCTGGAGCTGATCGCCAGCGAATCGCTGCTGGACTCTTTCCCGGACTGGAGCGAAGGCCCGCTTTCCCGGAGCCGCGCGCGCATCGTCAACGCCCACTCGCTGGAGGCCGCGGCGCGGCAACTGGGACTGGGCGGCGAGCTGCGCCTGGGCCGGGGCGAAGAGAAGACCGGCGGGCGCGAGAAACACGCCCTGCTGGCCGACGCCTTCGAAGCCGTGGTGGCGGCTATCTATCTGGACGGGGGTCTGGAGGCGGCGCGGGAGTTTTTGCAGCGCACGCTGTTCGGGAGCGCGCTGGCGGAAGACGGCGTGCGGCTTTCGGAATCCGACCGCAAATCCGCGCTGCAGGAATTTTTGCAGGCCCGGGGACGGCCTCCGGCGGAATACCGCATCGCCGGGGAAAGCGGGCCGGACCACCACAAACAGTTTGAAGTGGAAGTCTGGGTGGGCGGCGTGCGGCTGGCCTCCGGCAGCGGGAGCACCAAGAAGGAAGCGGAACAGTTGGCGGCGCGGCAGGCGCTGGAGCTTTTGGCGGCGTCGGAAACGAGTTGA
- the lepB gene encoding signal peptidase I, whose protein sequence is MAAEANPVQQQAAAQRVQTTVSEYMESLLVTVLLALFGTSFVVQAFKIPSPSMERTLLVGDHLLVNKFIFGGHGAWYEKFLPYRGLQRGDIIVFKYPYADHQHFVKRVIGLPGDHLKVVEQQVYINGKLLNEPYVVHDPAAMYDPFNYSFPPAGNQLIPGTVILQWAHDLRNYTVGDEIVVPPGKYFAMGDNRDRSLDSRYWGFVDRQAIMGRPFLIYWSVEATSADYGEASFWGRLRGVVETLTHLPERTRWNRMLHTVH, encoded by the coding sequence ATGGCGGCCGAGGCCAACCCCGTACAACAGCAGGCAGCGGCGCAGCGCGTCCAGACCACCGTTTCCGAATACATGGAATCGCTGCTGGTGACCGTGCTGCTGGCGCTCTTCGGCACCAGCTTCGTGGTGCAGGCCTTCAAGATTCCCTCGCCTTCGATGGAGCGCACGCTGCTGGTCGGCGACCACCTGCTGGTGAACAAGTTCATCTTCGGCGGGCACGGGGCGTGGTATGAGAAATTTCTGCCGTACCGCGGGCTGCAGCGCGGCGACATCATCGTCTTCAAGTATCCCTACGCGGACCACCAGCATTTCGTGAAGCGGGTGATCGGCCTGCCGGGCGACCATTTGAAGGTCGTGGAGCAGCAGGTGTACATCAACGGCAAGCTGCTGAACGAGCCGTACGTGGTGCACGACCCGGCGGCGATGTACGACCCCTTCAATTACAGCTTTCCGCCGGCCGGCAACCAGCTGATCCCCGGGACGGTGATCCTGCAGTGGGCGCATGACCTGCGCAACTACACCGTGGGGGATGAGATCGTGGTGCCGCCGGGGAAATATTTTGCCATGGGCGACAACCGCGATCGCAGCCTAGACAGCCGGTACTGGGGATTCGTGGATCGCCAGGCGATCATGGGGCGGCCGTTTTTGATTTACTGGTCGGTGGAAGCGACCAGCGCGGACTACGGAGAAGCGAGCTTCTGGGGGCGGCTGCGGGGCGTCGTGGAGACGCTGACGCACCTGCCCGAGAGGACGCGCTGGAACCGCATGCTGCATACGGTGCACTAG
- a CDS encoding AsmA family protein — protein MMRKRWLRRAGLVVLALVAGHFAFNAALQTGRLKRAFTARFATAFGRPVEVQRFELSLLPSPRLEAQGVSVGEDPAFGYEYFLRAEQVTAGLRWSGLLRGRLEFGTFSFTRPSLNLVRDAAGRWNLERWLPPARVVGGAAGAPLASPAAPPAPPIRLDLVEFDEGRINFKNGEDKLPLAFTGVTGSVEQIAPGRWTLRLKAEPWRSGTLLQAAGTLLVRGDLAGTSARLQPAEIRVHWGEVSLADLLRLVRGQDYGLRGDVTVDAVARSGAASGGPGGEWSFHIEARSQRIHRWDLTERRDNPAVNVLLDGRWNITGKEVRVAPLVVEGPHSNVRGEAVVSLSARPAMQLRLDSAGIQMADVLAWVRGFHENVAEETAAEGFLTGAATLNGWPLTLQNAAFAMNGATLRVPGLKQALHVGPVQGGRVRGRVELEPVWVALGAVPAALPAAGAKKAPAKRGVLSRHVEVPANAVVAEAAHDLESGAGWFTLEGRVERGEDVLALAAALGRPLERGWKGKGSAAGALRWEWQGSPRSAKLSGHVDVTTGELQAAGLNLPLVLHEAQLLWREGKRGARLGSVEGFGAEWSGEIEEDGGQVSEGAPGWKFQLHADHLNAAELDRWTGPRARPGWLERLLPSLLGNTARGAGAGASELIRRIRAAGEIRVDQLSIERLRLTNVKAAASLRDFRLVVREATAEYAGGMVRGSLQADFAPRPRYLLEAQLEKVRLGELLAPGKGPRAPVNRLEGLATGELRLATEGVGREELLRTLEGRGRVQLRNVALRGWDVPASLAAGAPRAGTSRWTAGTGDFAIRQSSIVFDPLRLGSGGEQVLVSGKVSFARRAELTLQTAAGKRAAEGAGTIRLLRLSGSLDEPQVAVETQIR, from the coding sequence ATGATGCGAAAACGATGGCTGCGGCGGGCGGGGCTGGTAGTGCTGGCGCTGGTGGCCGGGCACTTTGCGTTTAACGCGGCGCTGCAGACGGGGCGGCTGAAGCGGGCGTTTACGGCCCGTTTTGCGACAGCGTTCGGAAGGCCGGTGGAAGTGCAGCGCTTCGAACTGAGCCTGCTGCCGAGCCCGCGGCTGGAGGCGCAGGGGGTGAGCGTCGGGGAAGATCCGGCTTTCGGGTATGAATATTTTCTGCGCGCGGAGCAGGTGACGGCGGGGCTGCGCTGGAGCGGGCTGCTGCGCGGGCGGCTGGAGTTCGGGACGTTTTCGTTTACGCGGCCGAGCCTGAATCTGGTACGCGACGCCGCGGGGCGGTGGAACCTGGAGCGCTGGCTGCCGCCGGCGCGGGTGGTGGGCGGGGCTGCGGGAGCGCCGCTGGCGAGTCCTGCGGCGCCGCCGGCGCCGCCGATTCGCCTGGACCTCGTGGAGTTCGACGAAGGGCGCATCAATTTCAAAAATGGAGAGGATAAGCTGCCGCTTGCGTTTACGGGTGTGACCGGGAGTGTCGAGCAGATTGCTCCGGGGCGCTGGACCCTGCGGCTGAAAGCGGAGCCGTGGCGCAGCGGCACGCTGCTGCAGGCCGCGGGGACGCTGCTGGTGCGCGGCGACTTGGCGGGGACCTCGGCGCGGCTGCAGCCCGCGGAGATCCGCGTGCACTGGGGCGAGGTGTCGCTGGCCGATCTGCTGCGGCTGGTGCGCGGGCAGGATTACGGGTTGCGCGGGGACGTGACGGTAGACGCGGTGGCGAGAAGCGGCGCGGCGAGCGGCGGCCCGGGCGGCGAGTGGAGTTTCCATATCGAGGCGCGCTCGCAGCGCATCCATCGCTGGGACCTGACGGAGCGGCGGGATAATCCGGCGGTGAATGTGCTGCTGGACGGGCGCTGGAACATCACGGGGAAGGAAGTGCGCGTGGCGCCGCTGGTGGTGGAAGGGCCGCATTCGAATGTGCGCGGCGAGGCGGTGGTTTCGCTGAGCGCGCGGCCGGCCATGCAACTGCGGCTGGATTCCGCGGGAATTCAGATGGCGGATGTGCTGGCGTGGGTGCGCGGATTTCATGAGAATGTGGCCGAGGAGACAGCGGCGGAAGGCTTTCTGACCGGGGCCGCAACGCTGAACGGCTGGCCGCTTACCCTGCAGAATGCGGCGTTTGCGATGAATGGGGCGACGCTGCGCGTGCCGGGGCTCAAGCAGGCGCTGCACGTCGGGCCGGTGCAGGGCGGGCGGGTGCGCGGCCGGGTGGAGCTGGAGCCGGTGTGGGTGGCGCTGGGCGCCGTGCCGGCGGCGCTGCCGGCGGCGGGCGCGAAAAAAGCTCCGGCAAAGCGCGGAGTACTAAGCCGGCATGTTGAGGTGCCGGCGAACGCGGTGGTGGCCGAAGCGGCGCACGATCTGGAGAGCGGTGCGGGCTGGTTCACGCTGGAGGGGCGCGTGGAGCGCGGGGAGGACGTGCTGGCGCTGGCGGCAGCCCTGGGGCGGCCGCTGGAGCGCGGGTGGAAGGGCAAGGGCAGCGCCGCGGGCGCGCTGCGCTGGGAGTGGCAGGGCAGTCCGCGGAGCGCGAAGCTGAGCGGGCACGTGGATGTGACCACAGGTGAACTGCAGGCGGCGGGGTTGAACCTGCCGCTGGTTCTGCACGAGGCACAGTTGTTGTGGCGCGAGGGGAAGCGCGGCGCGCGCCTGGGGTCGGTGGAAGGATTCGGCGCAGAGTGGTCCGGGGAGATCGAGGAAGACGGCGGACAAGTTTCTGAAGGGGCGCCAGGCTGGAAGTTTCAGTTGCACGCCGATCACCTGAACGCCGCGGAGCTGGACCGCTGGACGGGGCCGCGGGCGCGGCCGGGCTGGCTGGAGCGGCTGCTGCCGTCGCTGCTGGGAAACACGGCGCGGGGTGCAGGAGCGGGAGCCAGCGAGCTGATCCGGCGGATTCGCGCCGCGGGCGAGATCCGCGTGGACCAGCTCAGCATCGAACGGCTGAGACTGACGAATGTGAAAGCGGCGGCATCGCTGCGCGACTTCCGCCTGGTGGTGCGCGAAGCCACGGCCGAATATGCCGGAGGCATGGTGCGCGGGTCGCTGCAGGCGGACTTTGCGCCGCGGCCGCGCTATCTCCTGGAGGCGCAACTGGAGAAGGTCCGGCTGGGGGAGCTGCTGGCGCCGGGCAAGGGGCCGCGCGCGCCGGTGAACCGGCTGGAGGGCCTGGCCACGGGCGAACTGCGGCTGGCCACGGAAGGCGTGGGGCGGGAGGAATTGCTGCGCACGCTGGAAGGGCGCGGACGCGTGCAGTTGCGAAACGTGGCGCTGCGCGGGTGGGATGTTCCGGCGAGCCTGGCGGCGGGCGCGCCGCGGGCGGGGACTTCGCGGTGGACCGCGGGCACCGGGGATTTTGCGATCCGGCAGAGCTCGATCGTGTTCGATCCGTTGCGCCTGGGGAGCGGCGGGGAGCAGGTGCTGGTGAGCGGCAAGGTAAGCTTTGCGCGCCGCGCGGAACTCACGCTGCAGACGGCGGCCGGGAAGCGTGCGGCGGAAGGCGCGGGAACGATCCGGCTGCTGCGGCTCAGCGGCTCGCTGGATGAGCCGCAGGTTGCGGTGGAGACGCAAATTCGCTGA
- a CDS encoding prolyl oligopeptidase family serine peptidase, whose translation MKSRVLLIFSVVVLVMGGAPRAGAQKGFTLEQVLRAPFPENLTAARAGSRVAWTFAQEGRRNIWVAEGPEFAARQLTKYGEDDGQEIAELEFSADGGTIVYVRGGEKNAAGQAPNPTSNPAGAEQAVWAVRWSGGEARRIDAGNSPRISARGVVAYGKDGQIWLAALAGEEKPQQVVARGRNTEPRWSPDGSQLAFASLRGDHSFIAVYDAAAKTVRYLAPSVDSDGDPQWSGDGKRIAFVRRPAVPRDTPEGYFIAPDAAHPWAIWVGEVASGGAQEVWKSTATAEGSFPYMAGDTGGGVLHWGAGNRLVFASEQDGWQHLYAISAEGGAAQLLTPGNCEVEQWAFSPDRAVIVFSSNCEDVDRRHLWRAGVAGGKPQRVTVGEGIEWSPAILGDGKTLAYLASDARWPGRPFVASLEVPGKAKQLAAETLPADFPAASLVVPQQEVITSTDGLAIHVQLFLPPGAKAGEKRPAVVFMHGGSMRQMLLGWHYMYYYSNAYAMNQYLASRGYVVLSLNYRSGVGYGRAFREAPGRAGRGASEYQDVVAAGLYLRGREDVDSRRIGLWGGSYGGYLTALGLARNSDLFAAGVDLHGVHDWPTDNWDGKNIPPELTRLAHESSPVTAVNTWRSPVLFVHGDDDRNVMFTQTVDLVARLRPRGVHVEQLIFPDEVHDFLLYRHWVEAYRAGADFFEREMRGAAAGAAKAAR comes from the coding sequence ATGAAGAGCCGTGTGCTGCTGATTTTCTCGGTGGTTGTGCTGGTGATGGGGGGAGCGCCGCGGGCGGGGGCGCAGAAGGGGTTCACGCTGGAGCAGGTGCTGCGCGCGCCGTTTCCGGAAAATCTGACGGCGGCGCGGGCGGGCAGCCGCGTGGCGTGGACGTTCGCGCAGGAAGGACGGCGGAACATCTGGGTGGCGGAAGGGCCGGAGTTTGCGGCGCGGCAGTTGACGAAATACGGCGAGGATGACGGGCAGGAAATCGCGGAGCTGGAGTTCTCGGCGGACGGCGGCACGATCGTGTACGTGCGTGGCGGGGAGAAGAATGCGGCGGGGCAGGCGCCGAATCCCACGAGCAATCCCGCGGGGGCGGAGCAGGCGGTGTGGGCGGTGCGCTGGAGCGGAGGCGAGGCCAGGCGGATCGATGCGGGGAATTCGCCGAGGATTTCCGCGCGGGGCGTCGTGGCGTACGGGAAGGACGGGCAGATCTGGCTGGCGGCGCTGGCGGGAGAAGAAAAGCCGCAGCAGGTGGTGGCGCGGGGGCGCAACACGGAGCCGCGGTGGTCGCCGGATGGGAGCCAGCTGGCGTTCGCGTCGTTGCGCGGGGATCACAGTTTTATCGCGGTGTATGACGCGGCGGCCAAGACGGTGCGGTATCTCGCGCCGTCGGTGGACAGCGACGGCGATCCGCAGTGGTCGGGCGACGGCAAGCGCATCGCGTTCGTGCGGCGGCCGGCGGTTCCGCGGGACACGCCGGAAGGCTATTTCATCGCGCCAGACGCGGCGCATCCGTGGGCCATCTGGGTGGGGGAGGTGGCCAGCGGCGGCGCGCAAGAAGTGTGGAAGAGCACGGCGACAGCCGAAGGTTCGTTTCCGTACATGGCGGGGGATACGGGCGGGGGCGTGCTGCACTGGGGAGCGGGGAACCGGCTGGTATTCGCCTCGGAGCAGGACGGGTGGCAGCATCTCTATGCGATTTCCGCGGAGGGCGGCGCGGCGCAACTGCTGACGCCGGGGAACTGCGAAGTGGAGCAGTGGGCGTTTTCACCGGACCGTGCCGTCATCGTGTTCAGCTCCAACTGCGAGGATGTGGACCGGCGGCACCTGTGGCGCGCCGGCGTGGCCGGAGGCAAACCGCAGCGGGTGACCGTCGGCGAGGGGATCGAGTGGAGCCCGGCGATCTTGGGCGACGGGAAGACGCTGGCGTATCTGGCGTCCGATGCGCGGTGGCCGGGACGGCCGTTTGTGGCGAGCCTGGAGGTGCCGGGGAAGGCGAAGCAGCTTGCGGCAGAGACGCTGCCGGCGGATTTTCCGGCGGCGAGTCTGGTGGTGCCGCAGCAAGAGGTGATCACTTCGACGGACGGGCTGGCGATCCACGTGCAGCTTTTTCTGCCGCCGGGAGCGAAGGCGGGGGAGAAGCGGCCGGCCGTGGTGTTCATGCACGGCGGCTCGATGCGGCAGATGCTGCTGGGCTGGCACTACATGTACTACTACTCGAACGCCTATGCGATGAACCAGTACCTGGCCAGCCGCGGCTACGTGGTGCTGTCGCTGAACTACCGCAGCGGGGTCGGCTACGGGCGGGCGTTCCGGGAAGCCCCGGGGCGCGCGGGGCGCGGGGCCAGCGAATACCAGGACGTGGTCGCGGCGGGGCTGTACCTGCGCGGGCGCGAGGACGTGGATTCGCGGCGGATCGGGCTGTGGGGCGGGAGCTACGGCGGGTACCTGACGGCGCTGGGACTGGCGCGCAATTCCGATCTCTTCGCCGCGGGGGTAGACCTGCACGGCGTGCACGACTGGCCGACCGACAACTGGGACGGGAAAAACATTCCGCCGGAGCTGACGCGGCTGGCGCACGAATCCTCTCCGGTGACGGCGGTGAACACGTGGCGCTCGCCGGTGCTGTTCGTGCACGGGGATGACGACCGCAACGTGATGTTCACGCAGACGGTGGACCTGGTGGCGCGGCTGCGGCCGCGCGGGGTGCACGTCGAGCAGCTGATTTTCCCGGACGAGGTGCATGATTTCCTGTTGTACCGGCACTGGGTGGAGGCGTATCGCGCGGGAGCGGATTTCTTCGAACGGGAGATGCGCGGCGCGGCGGCGGGTGCGGCGAAAGCGGCGCGGTGA
- the uvrB gene encoding excinuclease ABC subunit UvrB has product MDFKLHSSYQPRGDQPAAIEQLSRGIEDGEKHQVLLGVTGSGKTFTMAKLMERANRPALVLAHNKTLAAQLYHEFKGFFPENAVEYFVSYYDYYQPEAYVPAADLYIEKEATINDELDKLRMSATRSLFERRDVVIVASVSCIYGIGSPEAYFAMLVMLEKGQQTSREALLRRLVDIQYERSEELRRGAFRARGDVIEIYPPYDDMAYRIEMWGEQVEAIRQIDPLTGEVRAGREDLAKLPIYPKTHYVVRAEQKERAITGIYEELEWWKRELEKQGKFVEAQRVTQRTMFDIEMIRTIGYCHGIENYSRHLSGRLPGEAPPTLFDYVPEDFLLFLDESHQTVPQVRGMFNGDRARKQTLVDYGFRMPSALDNRPLTFEEFEHRVNQAVYVSATPGPYELGKTGGAFVEQVIRPTGLVDPLVEVRPVKGQVDDLLEEIRVRAERKERVLVTTLTKRMSEDLAEYFAEVGVRCRYMHSEIETLERVKILRDLRRGEFDVLIGINLLREGLDLPEVSLVAVLDADKEGYLRSTTALIQTMGRCARHISGRAILYADRYTRSINEAIAETNRRREKQLEYNAEHNITPLSIVKSVDMELAKIVAADYVTLAADEGELDALTANVKNEAQLAEVLQQLEGQMRDAAKKFEFERAAQLRDRIRALKEKDLAGLFAAETNPAAPEQG; this is encoded by the coding sequence ATGGATTTCAAGCTACACAGCAGCTATCAGCCACGCGGGGACCAGCCGGCGGCGATCGAGCAGCTTTCGCGGGGCATCGAGGACGGCGAAAAGCACCAGGTATTGCTGGGGGTGACGGGGTCGGGCAAGACGTTCACCATGGCCAAGCTGATGGAGCGCGCCAACCGCCCGGCGCTGGTGCTGGCGCACAACAAGACGCTGGCGGCGCAGCTGTACCACGAGTTCAAGGGCTTTTTTCCGGAGAACGCGGTCGAATACTTCGTCAGCTACTACGACTACTACCAGCCGGAAGCGTACGTGCCCGCGGCGGACCTGTACATCGAGAAGGAAGCGACGATCAACGACGAGCTGGACAAGCTGCGCATGAGCGCGACGCGCTCGCTCTTCGAGCGCCGGGACGTGGTGATCGTGGCCAGCGTGTCGTGCATCTACGGCATCGGCTCGCCGGAAGCCTATTTCGCGATGCTGGTGATGCTGGAGAAGGGACAGCAGACGTCGCGGGAGGCGCTGCTGCGGCGGCTGGTGGACATCCAGTACGAACGCAGCGAGGAGCTGCGGCGCGGGGCGTTCCGTGCGCGCGGCGACGTGATCGAGATTTACCCGCCCTACGACGACATGGCCTACCGCATCGAGATGTGGGGCGAGCAGGTGGAGGCGATCCGGCAGATCGATCCGCTGACCGGCGAAGTGCGCGCGGGACGCGAGGACCTGGCGAAGCTGCCCATCTATCCGAAGACGCACTACGTGGTGCGCGCGGAACAGAAGGAGCGGGCCATCACCGGGATCTACGAAGAGCTGGAGTGGTGGAAGCGCGAACTGGAGAAGCAGGGGAAGTTCGTGGAGGCGCAGCGGGTGACGCAGCGCACGATGTTCGACATCGAGATGATCCGCACGATCGGCTACTGCCACGGCATCGAGAACTATTCGCGGCATCTTTCGGGGCGCCTGCCGGGGGAGGCGCCGCCGACGCTGTTCGACTACGTGCCCGAGGATTTCCTGCTGTTCCTCGATGAGTCGCACCAGACGGTGCCGCAGGTGCGCGGGATGTTCAACGGGGACCGCGCCCGCAAGCAGACGCTGGTGGACTACGGCTTCCGCATGCCCTCGGCGCTGGACAACCGGCCCCTGACCTTCGAGGAGTTCGAGCACCGGGTGAACCAGGCGGTGTACGTGTCGGCGACGCCGGGGCCGTACGAACTGGGAAAGACCGGCGGGGCGTTCGTGGAGCAGGTGATCCGGCCGACGGGGCTGGTGGACCCGCTGGTGGAGGTGCGTCCCGTGAAGGGGCAGGTGGACGACCTGCTGGAAGAGATCCGGGTGCGCGCGGAGCGCAAGGAGCGCGTGCTGGTGACCACGCTGACGAAGCGCATGTCCGAGGACCTGGCGGAGTATTTCGCGGAGGTGGGCGTGCGCTGCCGCTACATGCACTCGGAGATCGAGACGCTGGAGCGGGTGAAGATCCTGCGCGATCTGCGGCGCGGGGAGTTCGACGTGCTGATCGGGATCAACCTGCTGCGCGAGGGGCTGGACCTGCCGGAAGTTTCGCTGGTGGCGGTTCTGGACGCGGACAAAGAAGGGTATCTGCGGAGTACGACGGCGCTGATCCAGACCATGGGGCGGTGCGCGCGGCACATCTCCGGCAGGGCGATCCTCTACGCCGACCGCTACACGCGGTCGATCAACGAGGCGATCGCGGAGACCAACCGGCGGCGGGAGAAGCAGCTGGAGTACAACGCGGAGCACAACATCACGCCGCTCTCCATCGTGAAATCGGTGGACATGGAGCTGGCCAAGATCGTGGCGGCGGACTACGTGACGCTGGCCGCGGACGAGGGCGAGCTGGATGCGCTCACGGCGAACGTCAAGAACGAGGCGCAGTTGGCGGAGGTGCTGCAGCAACTCGAAGGACAGATGCGCGACGCGGCGAAGAAGTTCGAGTTCGAGCGGGCGGCGCAGCTCCGCGACCGCATCCGCGCGCTGAAGGAGAAGGATCTGGCGGGGTTGTTCGCGGCGGAGACGAACCCCGCCGCGCCGGAACAAGGATAA
- a CDS encoding glycosyltransferase has protein sequence MHNLWAICFAGVTLAWFLQGLRSIRGLRRLPHLRDASPLPPADCPSVTLVFAARDEAEKLPAALATMLALDYPALHFVAVNDRSADSTGAILDAAAARDPRLRVVHLRELPPGWLGKTHALHCGAQQARTDWILFTDADVLFAPDALRRAMTLALRGSADHFTLLAQIIVHGFWEKVVIPYFGLGFVFGSELWRVSDPRSRRYMGVGAFQLVRRAAYESCGGHTRLALEVIDDMKLGRLLKQRGFRSQVAFSDAWVRIRWHAGLANLVRGVEKNFFAGLEYRLALAFLAVAVNISVSIAPVIALFAATGWTRLFAATATLGGIVVQAFLAGAITAQVAPAYALFHPAAAAIFDYMLARSVAVTLWRGGVTWRGTFYPLCQLKRASRNPL, from the coding sequence TTGCATAACCTTTGGGCCATCTGCTTTGCCGGCGTCACCCTGGCGTGGTTTCTCCAGGGCCTGCGCTCCATTCGCGGACTGCGCCGTCTGCCCCACCTCCGCGACGCTTCTCCGCTCCCTCCGGCAGACTGCCCTTCCGTCACCCTGGTCTTCGCCGCACGCGACGAAGCAGAAAAACTCCCCGCGGCCCTCGCCACCATGCTCGCCCTCGACTATCCCGCCCTGCACTTCGTCGCCGTCAACGACCGCTCCGCCGACTCCACCGGCGCCATCCTCGACGCCGCCGCCGCGCGCGACCCGCGCCTCCGCGTCGTGCACCTCCGCGAGCTGCCTCCCGGCTGGCTCGGGAAGACCCACGCCCTGCACTGCGGCGCGCAGCAGGCGCGCACCGACTGGATCCTCTTCACCGACGCCGACGTCCTTTTCGCTCCGGATGCCCTGCGCCGCGCCATGACCCTGGCCTTGCGCGGCTCCGCCGATCATTTCACGCTTCTCGCGCAGATCATCGTCCACGGCTTCTGGGAAAAAGTGGTCATCCCCTATTTCGGTCTGGGCTTCGTCTTCGGCAGCGAGCTCTGGCGCGTCTCCGATCCGCGCTCCCGCCGCTACATGGGCGTGGGCGCGTTTCAGCTCGTGCGCCGCGCCGCCTACGAATCCTGCGGCGGCCATACCCGCCTGGCTCTCGAAGTCATCGACGACATGAAACTCGGCCGCCTGCTCAAGCAGAGGGGCTTCCGCTCTCAGGTGGCCTTCTCCGATGCCTGGGTGCGCATCCGCTGGCACGCCGGTCTTGCTAATCTCGTACGCGGCGTGGAAAAGAATTTTTTCGCGGGTCTCGAATACCGCCTCGCGCTGGCGTTCCTCGCCGTCGCCGTGAACATCTCCGTCAGTATCGCGCCGGTGATCGCCCTCTTCGCCGCCACCGGCTGGACCAGGCTCTTCGCCGCCACCGCCACTCTCGGCGGCATCGTGGTGCAGGCATTTCTCGCCGGCGCGATCACCGCGCAGGTCGCTCCGGCCTACGCCCTTTTCCACCCCGCCGCCGCGGCCATCTTCGACTACATGCTCGCGCGCTCCGTTGCCGTTACCCTCTGGCGCGGCGGCGTCACCTGGCGCGGCACGTTTTATCCCCTCTGCCAACTCAAACGCGCCTCCCGCAATCCTCTCTGA
- a CDS encoding DUF2520 domain-containing protein, with amino-acid sequence MNRSMAILGGGRVGRALGKRLCGLGWRIGAVVTRSAGSARRAVRFIGAGQAYGRLTRQLLGAQLILIAVPDRALADVAGELARIGGEELRGKVVLHTSGALDARVLGAVRACGAAVGSMHPLQTFSGVGVPPLEGKVFAIEGDAAALRVARQIIRALKGVPVRIPGEKKPLYHAACALAAGHVLAVMEAATQMLLATGMKRREALRALLPLTRQMLENFERLGPATAWTGPLSRGDYGVVAAHAAALREFPPAYGAAHEALARLGAAVLARRPEEARAALDRIFEEAKLQKKASGGKG; translated from the coding sequence ATGAATCGGAGCATGGCCATCCTGGGCGGAGGACGCGTCGGGCGGGCGCTGGGCAAGCGCCTGTGCGGGCTGGGCTGGAGGATTGGCGCCGTGGTGACCCGCAGCGCTGGCAGCGCGCGGCGCGCGGTGCGCTTTATCGGGGCGGGGCAGGCGTACGGCAGGCTGACGCGGCAGTTGCTGGGCGCGCAATTGATCCTGATCGCGGTTCCGGACCGCGCGCTGGCGGATGTTGCGGGGGAGCTGGCACGGATCGGCGGCGAGGAATTGCGCGGCAAGGTGGTGCTGCACACGAGCGGCGCGCTGGATGCGCGCGTGCTGGGAGCGGTACGCGCCTGCGGCGCCGCAGTGGGCTCCATGCACCCGCTGCAGACGTTCAGCGGAGTGGGTGTGCCGCCGCTGGAAGGGAAAGTGTTTGCGATCGAAGGAGACGCGGCGGCGCTGCGCGTGGCGCGGCAGATCATCCGCGCGCTCAAAGGCGTGCCGGTGCGTATCCCGGGGGAGAAGAAGCCGCTGTACCACGCGGCGTGCGCGCTGGCCGCGGGGCATGTGCTGGCGGTGATGGAGGCGGCCACGCAGATGCTGCTGGCCACGGGGATGAAGCGGCGCGAGGCGCTGCGCGCGCTGCTGCCGCTGACGCGGCAGATGCTGGAGAATTTCGAGCGCCTGGGGCCGGCGACAGCGTGGACCGGGCCGCTCTCGCGCGGCGATTATGGAGTCGTTGCGGCGCATGCCGCGGCCTTGCGGGAGTTTCCGCCGGCGTACGGCGCGGCGCACGAAGCGCTGGCCCGGCTGGGTGCGGCGGTGCTGGCGCGGAGGCCGGAGGAAGCGCGCGCGGCGCTGGATCGGATTTTTGAGGAAGCCAAGCTGCAGAAAAAAGCCAGCGGGGGAAAAGGGTGA